One Microbacterium sp. zg-B96 genomic region harbors:
- a CDS encoding glucose-6-phosphate dehydrogenase yields MKIVASADWRDAVPFETPVVVNEIAPGDPAHCVICGSESELRERTELWAVKHRHPKHHDGFVRFYCAEHVPAAAEEPAPAAPAAKAPARKTRAATRTTPARQVRTPAVRRAALVDEAPRAMCPDCYVEVSALGICGMCGSQVA; encoded by the coding sequence ATGAAGATCGTCGCATCAGCCGACTGGCGAGACGCCGTACCGTTCGAGACCCCGGTCGTGGTGAACGAGATCGCCCCAGGCGACCCCGCGCACTGCGTGATCTGCGGGAGCGAGTCCGAACTGCGTGAGCGCACCGAACTGTGGGCGGTCAAGCACCGGCACCCGAAGCATCACGACGGTTTCGTGCGGTTCTACTGCGCCGAGCACGTGCCCGCCGCGGCCGAGGAGCCGGCACCTGCCGCCCCCGCCGCCAAGGCACCGGCGCGCAAGACCCGGGCCGCGACGCGCACCACCCCGGCCCGCCAGGTGCGGACCCCCGCGGTGCGACGCGCCGCGCTGGTCGACGAGGCGCCGCGGGCGATGTGCCCCGACTGCTACGTCGAGGTCTCCGCGCTGGGCATCTGCGGAATGTGCGGCTCGCAGGTCGCGTAA
- a CDS encoding SDR family oxidoreductase has protein sequence MDATFSPSHAIVTASDSGIGAATAIALAEAGLDVGITWHTDREGAEQTAEAVRARGSRAVVERFDATDLTGAAAVLDRLADDLGGVDVFVNNAGGGGGTPVLDLSLDQWRQTIALNLDGAFVGMQWAARRMAAARHGGRIVAITSVHEHQPRVGSAAYVAAKHGLGGLVATMAQELGADRITVNAVAPGEIATPMNDMQSEDAKRVHRPGIPLGRPGRPEEIAAVVAFLASPAASYVTGASWVVDGGMLQMGPQAGSHLDNDRWRRG, from the coding sequence ATGGACGCGACCTTCTCCCCCAGCCACGCCATCGTCACCGCCTCCGACTCCGGCATCGGTGCCGCGACCGCGATCGCCCTGGCCGAGGCCGGCCTCGACGTCGGGATCACCTGGCACACCGATCGGGAAGGCGCGGAACAGACCGCCGAGGCGGTGCGCGCCCGCGGGTCGCGCGCCGTCGTGGAGCGGTTCGACGCCACCGACCTGACCGGTGCGGCGGCCGTCCTGGACCGCTTGGCCGACGACCTCGGCGGCGTTGACGTCTTCGTCAACAATGCCGGCGGGGGCGGGGGCACACCGGTGCTCGACCTGTCGCTGGACCAGTGGCGGCAGACGATCGCACTCAATCTCGACGGGGCGTTCGTGGGGATGCAGTGGGCCGCCCGCCGCATGGCGGCCGCTCGCCACGGCGGGCGCATCGTGGCCATCACGAGCGTGCACGAGCACCAGCCGCGCGTGGGGTCGGCGGCGTACGTCGCCGCCAAGCACGGGCTCGGCGGGCTCGTGGCTACCATGGCCCAGGAGCTGGGTGCCGACCGGATCACCGTCAACGCCGTCGCACCGGGCGAGATCGCCACGCCGATGAACGACATGCAGTCCGAGGATGCCAAGCGCGTGCACCGCCCCGGCATCCCGCTCGGGCGGCCGGGTCGCCCGGAGGAGATCGCGGCGGTGGTGGCCTTCCTCGCATCGCCCGCGGCATCCTACGTCACCGGCGCGAGCTGGGTCGTCGACGGCGGCATGCTGCAGATGGGCCCGCAGGCCGGATCCCACCTCGACAATGACCGGTGGCGCCGAGGGTGA
- a CDS encoding DEAD/DEAH box helicase family protein: MPSAIATALASWQFTGTLRHYQADALERVDTDAASALHIVAPPGSGKTLLGLLLAARRGRRTVVLAPTTTIRAQWVRAAVSLAGDPAAVSEDPGDPGELTALTYQALSVLDSGNPFAGLARARWRDELEADGRSPDAATGWLDDLADRNPQAFKRGIASRSRTLRRQLVRQDPDLLASALHPNALALIDRLVAHGVETIVLDECHHLLDHWALVVATLVARMRAAGREPLLIGLTATLPSPDDADEYDNYTSLLGEVDYEVPVPAVVREGNLAPYRDLVRFAEPTAAELKFLAAHAEGLAVLLRTTFAQTQGLQFLVDTLQPEPEQVPPRDALEPPRPDEDPTDAGLAAAFAADFAGAEAAAAMLATVAPRHPLVPRLPDVARRPPTTEESLRLLARYALERILPNPAEERLWHRIRRTLADFGYALSDRGVRRTRDPVDTMLASSLAKDYAACDILRIERDALGDERLRALVVTDFAQHGNKHGGLVRAAGALRTFTTLVADAATSGLRPILVTGNSTRVATRDADVLVRALEEVLGTPVATAPLLEQAEVSEVHAPGAGSAALVRAASVLLTRGSVQVVVGTRGLFGEGWDCPAVNTLIDLTAVATASATQQLRGRTLRLDPAWPEKVAHNWTVTTLLPASFPLEAQPDAARLRRKHARLWGLDTDEPSRVVRGLSVAVPASQRRGLESIVAKDAAASVDALNEMLELPERSATRAQWRIGEAYLDRESVSALVARRPETPVFRTSRPVSRALGRALGAVTAGTAGGAASVALAGAALGGPEVGIVAGLAVLVAGVVPAVELARGWRQARAQTDGGAEPYARIATLVWEALRTAGRVADSGVSLEVTEGELQGGVVPVAIEVPSASIADQRTFAAALGELFGAVRTPRFLLETGQGGSPVVRGVLRRTAREGGGHFLPVPSLIGRRREDAEAFAAAWQRAVGPCVLHAMDRPGQLALMARARRDGGALPAPAPRTQWR; encoded by the coding sequence ATGCCATCTGCGATTGCGACCGCGCTCGCTTCGTGGCAGTTCACCGGCACCCTGCGGCACTATCAGGCCGATGCGCTCGAGCGGGTCGACACCGATGCGGCATCCGCACTGCACATCGTCGCCCCGCCCGGCTCCGGCAAGACCCTGCTCGGCCTGCTGCTCGCCGCCCGGCGCGGACGCCGCACCGTGGTACTGGCCCCCACCACGACCATCCGCGCGCAGTGGGTGCGTGCGGCGGTGTCCCTCGCCGGTGATCCGGCCGCGGTGTCCGAAGACCCGGGGGACCCCGGCGAACTGACGGCGCTGACCTACCAGGCGCTGAGCGTGCTCGACAGCGGCAACCCCTTCGCGGGACTTGCCCGCGCCCGGTGGCGTGACGAGCTCGAGGCGGATGGGCGCTCGCCGGATGCCGCGACGGGGTGGCTCGACGACCTCGCCGACCGCAATCCCCAGGCGTTCAAGCGCGGCATCGCGAGCAGGTCGCGGACGCTCCGGCGGCAATTGGTGCGGCAGGACCCCGACCTGCTCGCCTCGGCGCTGCATCCGAACGCCCTCGCCCTCATCGACCGCCTCGTCGCGCACGGCGTCGAGACGATCGTGCTCGACGAGTGCCACCATCTGCTCGACCACTGGGCGCTGGTGGTCGCGACCCTCGTCGCCCGGATGCGCGCGGCCGGACGTGAACCGCTGCTCATCGGGCTGACCGCGACGCTGCCGTCGCCGGACGACGCCGACGAGTACGACAACTACACGTCGCTGCTCGGCGAGGTCGACTACGAGGTGCCGGTGCCCGCGGTCGTGCGCGAGGGCAACCTCGCCCCCTATCGAGACTTGGTGCGCTTCGCCGAGCCCACCGCAGCGGAGCTGAAGTTCCTCGCGGCGCACGCCGAGGGCCTCGCAGTGCTGCTGCGGACCACGTTCGCACAGACCCAGGGGCTGCAGTTCCTCGTGGACACACTGCAGCCCGAGCCCGAACAGGTGCCGCCGCGCGACGCGCTGGAGCCGCCCCGGCCGGACGAGGACCCGACCGACGCCGGCCTGGCCGCCGCGTTCGCCGCCGATTTCGCCGGCGCCGAGGCCGCGGCGGCGATGCTCGCGACGGTGGCCCCGCGGCATCCGCTCGTCCCGCGTCTGCCCGACGTCGCTCGTCGCCCGCCCACCACCGAGGAGTCGCTGCGGCTGCTCGCCCGGTACGCGCTGGAGCGCATCCTGCCCAACCCGGCCGAGGAGCGGCTGTGGCACCGGATCCGCCGCACGCTCGCCGACTTCGGCTACGCGCTCAGCGACCGCGGCGTGCGCCGCACCCGCGACCCCGTCGACACGATGCTCGCCTCGTCCCTGGCGAAGGACTACGCCGCGTGCGACATCCTGCGCATCGAGCGTGACGCGTTGGGCGATGAGCGGCTGCGTGCGCTCGTGGTCACCGACTTCGCCCAGCACGGCAACAAGCACGGCGGCTTGGTCCGCGCGGCCGGTGCGCTGCGTACCTTCACGACGCTGGTGGCCGACGCCGCGACCTCCGGTCTGCGGCCGATCCTGGTCACCGGCAACAGCACCCGCGTCGCGACGCGGGATGCCGACGTGCTCGTCCGCGCTCTCGAGGAGGTGCTGGGCACGCCGGTCGCGACCGCCCCGCTGCTGGAGCAGGCCGAGGTATCGGAGGTGCACGCACCGGGAGCGGGCTCCGCAGCGCTGGTGCGTGCGGCATCCGTGCTGCTCACGCGCGGCTCCGTGCAGGTCGTGGTGGGCACGCGGGGACTGTTCGGGGAGGGTTGGGACTGCCCGGCGGTGAACACGCTCATCGACCTGACCGCGGTGGCGACGGCATCGGCGACGCAGCAGCTGCGCGGGCGTACGCTGCGGCTCGACCCGGCGTGGCCGGAGAAGGTCGCGCACAACTGGACGGTCACGACGCTGCTGCCCGCGTCGTTCCCGCTGGAGGCGCAACCCGACGCGGCGCGGCTGCGGCGCAAGCACGCGCGGCTGTGGGGGCTCGACACCGACGAGCCTTCGCGTGTCGTGCGCGGGCTGTCGGTCGCCGTGCCGGCGTCGCAGCGCCGCGGACTGGAGTCGATCGTGGCCAAGGATGCGGCGGCATCCGTCGATGCCCTGAACGAGATGCTCGAGCTTCCCGAGCGATCGGCGACGCGCGCGCAGTGGCGCATCGGCGAGGCGTACCTCGACCGGGAGAGCGTCAGCGCGCTCGTGGCGCGGCGGCCCGAGACGCCGGTGTTCCGCACGAGTCGGCCGGTGTCCCGGGCGCTGGGGCGCGCCTTGGGCGCAGTGACGGCAGGCACCGCGGGCGGCGCTGCGAGCGTGGCGCTGGCGGGAGCGGCCCTCGGCGGGCCCGAGGTCGGGATCGTCGCGGGCCTTGCTGTGCTCGTGGCCGGCGTCGTGCCCGCAGTCGAGCTCGCGCGGGGATGGCGGCAGGCCCGCGCGCAGACCGACGGCGGTGCGGAGCCGTATGCCCGCATCGCGACGCTGGTGTGGGAGGCGCTGCGCACCGCCGGCCGAGTCGCCGACAGCGGGGTGTCGTTGGAGGTGACCGAGGGGGAGCTGCAGGGCGGCGTCGTCCCTGTCGCGATCGAGGTGCCGTCGGCGTCGATCGCCGATCAGCGGACGTTCGCCGCGGCGCTGGGAGAGCTGTTCGGGGCGGTGCGGACGCCGCGCTTCCTGCTCGAGACGGGGCAGGGCGGCTCGCCCGTGGTGCGTGGCGTGCTGCGGCGGACCGCGCGCGAGGGCGGAGGACACTTCCTGCCGGTGCCGTCCCTCATCGGGCGGCGACGCGAGGATGCCGAGGCGTTCGCCGCCGCGTGGCAGCGCGCGGTCGGTCCCTGCGTCCTGCATGCGATGGACCGTCCCGGCCAGCTCGCGCTCATGGCACGCGCTCGCCGCGACGGCGGCGCCCTTCCCGCCCCCGCCCCCCGCACCCAGTGGCGCTAG
- a CDS encoding transglutaminase family protein, whose translation MQRKVTAELDLELGSSVDLILQIAVARVVPIVHERLSFTQGDQVRTATEILDPAGSRLHRLQGEAGPLHVRYEAVVADAAPTGPASELETIAYLRPSRYCQSDEVFAQARRQFRGLSGRELLAAVDDFVATSTTYTLGLSQGTDSAVTTLNTGQGVCRDYAHLVIALLRAMDVPARYTACYAPGLRPMDFHAVAEAYLDGAWYVVDATRLANRRSLVRIASGRDAADCAFLSFYGGYVGLDRMQVDAWVLSEDPADTAAAAAASDPAVEDPSLLLQLA comes from the coding sequence GTGCAGCGCAAAGTGACCGCCGAACTCGACCTGGAACTGGGGTCTTCGGTGGACCTCATCCTTCAGATCGCGGTGGCCCGCGTGGTGCCCATCGTGCACGAGCGGCTGAGCTTCACCCAGGGCGATCAGGTGCGCACCGCCACCGAGATCCTCGACCCGGCCGGCAGCCGGCTGCACCGCCTGCAGGGCGAGGCCGGTCCGCTGCACGTGCGGTACGAGGCGGTCGTGGCCGACGCGGCCCCGACCGGGCCGGCCAGCGAACTGGAGACGATCGCGTATCTGCGGCCGAGCCGCTACTGCCAGTCCGACGAGGTGTTCGCCCAGGCGCGGCGGCAGTTCCGCGGGCTCTCCGGACGCGAGCTCCTCGCCGCCGTCGATGACTTCGTCGCCACGAGCACGACCTATACCCTGGGCCTCAGCCAGGGGACCGACTCAGCCGTCACCACCCTCAACACCGGTCAGGGCGTCTGCCGGGACTACGCCCACCTGGTGATCGCGCTGCTGCGCGCCATGGATGTGCCGGCCCGCTACACCGCCTGCTACGCACCGGGGCTCCGGCCGATGGACTTCCACGCCGTCGCTGAGGCCTACCTCGACGGCGCCTGGTACGTCGTGGACGCCACCCGCCTGGCCAATCGACGCTCGCTGGTGCGGATCGCGTCGGGGCGGGATGCCGCCGACTGCGCATTCCTCAGCTTCTACGGCGGCTACGTCGGGCTCGACCGCATGCAGGTGGACGCCTGGGTGCTCTCCGAGGACCCCGCCGATACCGCCGCGGCAGCCGCGGCATCCGACCCCGCCGTGGAGGACCCGTCGCTGCTGCTGCAGTTGGCTTGA
- a CDS encoding SGNH/GDSL hydrolase family protein: MLHARTRTRRTAWPIVVLAAAVAAVCILTIWRPWQTTSAPSAGAAGAPAVVAPAALALPATPRVLVFGDSWTYGSAATDPTLGYAYVIGEKLDWDVVVAGVRGSGYLKPGLDGGTFGERIAELDPQLHPDLVIVQGSINDRKLDAAGYRDAVTAAWDRLAATYPDARIVILGPAPQVLPVEAATARIDGDLRELAGARGWWYLSPVADGWITPADYLDVIDTSDIGNDHPSTAGHAYLASRLAEALAAISATTDAAAAPTIAPLVP; the protein is encoded by the coding sequence ATGCTTCACGCGCGCACGCGAACCCGCCGCACGGCGTGGCCGATCGTCGTGCTCGCCGCAGCGGTCGCCGCCGTGTGCATCCTGACGATCTGGCGGCCCTGGCAGACCACCTCGGCACCGTCCGCCGGAGCGGCCGGAGCCCCCGCCGTGGTCGCCCCCGCAGCCCTCGCCCTCCCCGCGACACCGCGGGTGCTGGTGTTCGGCGACTCGTGGACGTACGGTTCCGCTGCCACCGATCCCACGCTGGGCTACGCGTACGTGATCGGCGAGAAGCTGGACTGGGACGTCGTCGTGGCCGGTGTCCGCGGCAGCGGCTACCTCAAGCCGGGACTGGACGGCGGCACGTTCGGAGAGCGGATCGCCGAACTCGACCCGCAGCTGCACCCTGATCTGGTGATCGTGCAGGGCTCGATCAACGATCGCAAGCTCGACGCCGCGGGCTACCGCGACGCCGTCACCGCCGCGTGGGACCGGCTCGCGGCGACCTATCCCGACGCCCGGATCGTGATCCTCGGCCCCGCACCCCAGGTGCTGCCGGTCGAGGCTGCCACCGCCCGCATCGACGGCGACCTGCGGGAGCTTGCCGGCGCTCGCGGCTGGTGGTACCTCTCCCCCGTCGCCGACGGCTGGATCACCCCCGCCGACTACCTCGACGTGATCGACACCTCCGACATCGGCAACGACCATCCCTCCACCGCCGGGCACGCCTATCTCGCGTCGCGGCTGGCCGAGGCGCTCGCGGCCATCTCGGCGACGACGGACGCCGCAGCGGCCCCCACCATCGCCCCGCTCGTCCCCTGA
- a CDS encoding LuxR C-terminal-related transcriptional regulator, with amino-acid sequence MTFSRAVPPHAVERPELGSRLDAGVGAPLTLVVASAGSGKTVLLAQWAASIEGGRVAWLDMSPSDDDAVMFARRLVAELASVDPALGELDAPLGNAGAGLGDPMLEALAAAFADLVRPIIVIFDDLHRVTNSEIVTDLWRLVDMLPAKVHFVFSSRSDLKLGWSRHRLQHGIVELRQSELAFDTATTARVLERICRVPVDAATAAAVVARTEGWAAGVQLTGLSLRFRTRADEVVAALADSDRLAIDYLSEEVLDGLAPDRTRALLQLSVLDELSPGLVEAVADLSDGGAFLKALERESLFVVSVPGTLDRYRFHPLFRDLLRYRLRENDAAAEARLLVKAGQWQLGRGEVGAAIESFLAAREWSQAMDHIVARGRDVYERGDTATVARWLSLVPSGIRSERAEANVLYGILEGMSGQAALGEEILRGTIDAPGTERGVALVARAFLSACVQFRPHPEIYLAEGRRFLEEAESSSGVAIPDLLRLTSLPLLEAVAKVSIGRAQFLLGDLAGSERTLRDALELDGSHYGAYRVHLLGSLALSRGWSGRLRSAAALSDEGLELARDLSLLTHPSSADAYLARALVAIQRGEPESGAVALHEGYVRAAANRRTQLMWIAHAQSRLVDPQNIDAAAIAPPGAPPPIVEDVLAAITRRMAREAGHPTRGGRGTRWAATVFEDIAGLLAEGDLQAARTRLDAVTLPDGSAPATVVEVNLLRAWLESRQGRPTSVREHLQLAVDTAAAEHLIHPFIRAGTAVSDLIDALPGAPRGFRLQVLTLSRASRRGARDGLAEPLTPRELDLLAYLPSRMTNAELAALCFVSVNTVKTHMAHIYRKLDATGRDAAIVRARELGLLETPDVAHVG; translated from the coding sequence ATGACGTTCTCACGAGCGGTTCCCCCCCACGCGGTCGAGCGACCTGAACTGGGGTCCCGACTGGATGCCGGCGTCGGCGCGCCGCTGACGCTGGTCGTGGCGTCGGCGGGTTCGGGCAAGACCGTGCTGCTGGCACAGTGGGCAGCATCCATCGAGGGTGGTCGGGTGGCGTGGCTGGACATGTCACCGTCGGACGATGACGCCGTGATGTTCGCCAGACGCCTGGTCGCCGAGCTGGCATCCGTGGACCCCGCTCTCGGAGAGCTCGACGCCCCGCTGGGCAACGCCGGTGCAGGCCTGGGCGACCCCATGCTCGAGGCGCTCGCTGCCGCGTTCGCCGACCTGGTGCGCCCGATCATCGTGATCTTCGATGACCTGCATCGGGTGACCAACTCCGAGATCGTCACCGACCTGTGGCGCCTAGTCGACATGCTCCCGGCGAAGGTGCATTTCGTCTTCTCCTCCCGATCGGACCTCAAGCTCGGGTGGAGCCGACATCGCCTGCAGCACGGGATCGTGGAACTGCGTCAGAGCGAGCTGGCATTCGACACCGCCACCACGGCGCGGGTACTCGAGCGCATCTGCCGCGTGCCGGTGGATGCCGCAACCGCCGCGGCCGTGGTCGCGCGGACCGAGGGGTGGGCCGCGGGGGTGCAGCTGACCGGCCTGAGCCTGCGGTTCCGCACCCGAGCGGACGAGGTCGTCGCCGCCCTCGCCGACAGCGACCGGCTCGCGATCGACTATCTGAGCGAAGAGGTGCTCGACGGCCTCGCCCCCGACCGCACGCGGGCGCTGCTGCAGTTGTCGGTCCTCGACGAGCTGTCCCCCGGGCTGGTCGAAGCCGTGGCCGACCTCTCCGACGGGGGCGCGTTCCTCAAGGCCCTGGAACGCGAGTCGCTGTTCGTCGTCTCAGTGCCGGGCACCCTCGACCGCTACCGCTTCCATCCCCTCTTCCGCGACCTGCTGCGGTACCGGCTGCGTGAGAACGACGCCGCGGCCGAAGCGCGCCTGCTGGTGAAGGCCGGGCAGTGGCAGCTGGGCCGAGGCGAGGTGGGAGCCGCCATCGAGTCGTTCTTGGCCGCCCGGGAGTGGAGCCAGGCCATGGATCACATCGTCGCGCGCGGGCGGGATGTCTACGAACGAGGTGACACCGCGACGGTGGCGCGGTGGCTGTCGCTGGTTCCCAGCGGCATCCGATCCGAGCGTGCCGAAGCGAACGTGCTCTACGGCATCCTCGAGGGGATGTCCGGGCAGGCGGCCCTCGGGGAGGAGATCCTCCGGGGAACCATCGACGCGCCGGGTACCGAGCGCGGGGTCGCGCTGGTGGCGCGGGCGTTCCTGTCGGCGTGCGTGCAGTTCCGCCCGCATCCCGAGATCTATCTCGCCGAGGGGCGCCGGTTCCTCGAGGAGGCCGAGTCCTCTTCGGGCGTGGCCATCCCGGATCTGCTGCGCTTGACCTCGCTGCCGCTGCTGGAGGCGGTGGCGAAGGTCTCCATCGGACGGGCTCAGTTCCTGCTGGGCGACCTGGCCGGATCGGAGCGCACGCTGCGGGACGCGCTGGAGCTGGACGGCTCACACTACGGGGCGTACCGCGTCCACCTGCTCGGGAGCCTCGCCCTCAGCCGCGGGTGGTCGGGTCGGTTGCGCTCGGCGGCGGCGCTGTCGGACGAGGGGCTCGAGCTGGCGCGGGACCTGAGCCTGCTCACGCATCCGAGCTCGGCGGATGCCTATCTCGCCCGTGCCCTGGTGGCGATCCAGCGCGGCGAACCGGAATCGGGTGCGGTTGCCCTGCACGAGGGATACGTTCGCGCGGCCGCGAACCGGCGGACTCAACTCATGTGGATCGCCCACGCGCAGTCGCGGCTGGTCGACCCGCAGAACATCGACGCGGCCGCGATCGCGCCGCCGGGCGCCCCACCCCCGATCGTCGAGGACGTCCTCGCCGCGATCACCCGCCGGATGGCACGAGAGGCAGGACACCCCACCCGCGGCGGCCGGGGCACCAGGTGGGCGGCCACGGTGTTCGAGGACATCGCCGGGCTCCTCGCCGAAGGTGACCTGCAGGCGGCTCGCACCCGGCTGGACGCGGTGACCTTACCCGATGGGTCGGCTCCGGCAACGGTCGTGGAGGTGAACCTTCTGCGCGCGTGGCTGGAGTCCCGGCAGGGTCGCCCGACCAGTGTGAGAGAGCATCTGCAGCTCGCTGTCGACACCGCCGCGGCCGAGCATCTGATCCACCCGTTCATCCGAGCCGGGACCGCGGTGTCCGACCTGATCGATGCGCTTCCCGGCGCACCCCGCGGCTTCCGGCTGCAGGTCCTCACCCTGTCACGCGCGTCCCGGCGCGGCGCCCGAGACGGGTTGGCGGAGCCGCTCACGCCGCGCGAGCTGGACCTGCTGGCCTATCTTCCGAGCAGGATGACCAACGCCGAACTGGCCGCGCTGTGCTTCGTCTCGGTGAACACGGTGAAGACCCACATGGCGCACATCTACCGGAAGCTCGACGCAACGGGACGGGATGCCGCCATCGTCCGGGCGAGGGAGCTCGGCCTGCTGGAGACCCCGGATGTGGCGCACGTGGGGTGA